A portion of the Paenibacillus marchantiae genome contains these proteins:
- a CDS encoding paeninodin family lasso peptide — protein sequence MQMEKKEWQAPALEVLEVNQTMAGVGYRQIDWITVHDADLYDPTS from the coding sequence ATGCAAATGGAAAAAAAGGAATGGCAAGCACCAGCACTGGAAGTATTGGAAGTGAACCAAACGATGGCAGGAGTAGGTTACAGACAGATCGACTGGATCACTGTCCACGATGCTGATCTCTACGATCCAACTTC